In Vigna unguiculata cultivar IT97K-499-35 chromosome 3, ASM411807v1, whole genome shotgun sequence, a single genomic region encodes these proteins:
- the LOC114174973 gene encoding polcalcin Phl p 7-like, giving the protein MGDQDECARVFKRFDVNGDGKISLTEFAEALKVLGLTSQEEVERRMEEIDTDGDGSITLEELIQFRDANPNLMNEVLQKL; this is encoded by the coding sequence ATGGGTGATCAAGATGAATGTGCACGCGTTTTCAAGCGGTTTGATGTGAACGGCGACGGCAAGATCTCGTTGACGGAGTTTGCAGAGGCTCTCAAAGTGTTGGGATTAACCTCACAGGAAGAAGTTGAACGTCGAATGGAAGAGATTGATACAGATGGTGACGGTTCCATCACGTTGGAAGAGTTGATTCAATTTCGTGATGCAAACCCTAACTTGATGAACGAAGTTTTGCAGAAACTCTGA